The window CCCGACCGCAAGCGCGACACCGGCAGCTGCCGGGATCGGCGGCGCTCCGACCAGAAAAATCGCGCTCAGGACTCCGATCACGCCGGCGGCGATGGTTACAGCCATGTAGCGGGGTCGCGACAAAGCGTTCGGCTTCATTTGGTGCGCCTCCCCTTTCCTCGGAACAGCCGCAGGAAATCTGGGCGCCAAGCGCGGCCCACGTTTCGTCGCCGCTCTGCTTCGAGCAGATCGCGCGCGATCTTTCGTTCCGCGGAGGTCGGCGCAAAATCGAGGGCCAGCTGCAGCTCTTCAAGCGCCCTGGTGGGAACGCCGACCCGCTGAAACATCTCCGCCATGCGCAGATGCCCCCAAAAGTTGGCGGGCTCCAGATCGACAGCAGCTCGCAGCGCCTGTTCGGCTTCGGGAATTTCCAGTCCCTTGGTGAGCGCGATGCCGAGGGCAAGCTGCGCGTAGAACGACTTAGGGTCGAGTTCCACGCTCTGGCGCAGCAAGCCAACCGCTTTTTCGATGTGGTTACGTTCGAGTTCCTCGACTCCGCGAACCATCAGTGCGTTCGCATCGCGAACGATCGGCGTTGGGCGTTTGCCATCCATAACCGGGGCATTAACCGCACCACCCGATTGTACAGCCATCTCCATCGAGATTCCTATTTGTAGAAGATGCTCTTGCCCGGCTTAATGAACATCCAGCCGACGAAAATCGCGAACATTACGACCGCGAAAATGATCTGCCCTGCCATGATTCTTTCTCCTGGCCGCCTTAGTCCGCCGCCACTTCGACTGAGCGACCGGTGCCGGCCGTGACCAGTTGGAACTCGGGATAGCCGAGCGCACCCATTTCGGGCAGGTCGAGGCCCTCGAGCTCGGTTGCCGCCCCCACACGCTGACCCACCACGATGTCGACGATCCAGTTGAGGACGTATGACAGGGTGAAGATGACGCCGATCAAGGTCGCGCACCCGATGAGCTGGGCCACCAGTTGGCTCGGATCACCATAGAACAGCCCCCTGACCGAACCGTTGACCCCGTTCCAGCTGCCGCCGTAGTTGCTGGTTCCATCGGCGAAGAGACCCACTGAAATGACACCCCAAAGACCACAGGTTCCGTGGACCGAGATAGCGCCCACCGGATCGTCGACCGCCAGGACGCGCTCGATAAACTCAACGCTGAGACACACGATCATGCCAGCAGCGAAGCCGATGATTGCGGCCCCCACGGTGTTGACGAAGCCGCTGGGAGCGGTGATTGCGACCAGGCCCGCTAGGAGTCCGTTACCCGCCATTGAGGCGTCGGGTTTGCCATACCTGATCCACATGTAGAGCAACGATGCTATCGAACCGGTGCAGCCTGCGAGCATCGTGTTGACCGCGATCGTGCCTATTCGCAGATCACCGTTGGCCGATGCACCCAAGGTGCTGCCGGGATTGAACCCGAACCACCCGAAGGCCAGGATGAAGCAGCCGATCAGGACCATCGTCATGTCGTGGCCAGGCATTGGGTTCGGCTTGCCATTCTTGTTGTATTTCCCGATTCGGGGTCCGATGATCATCGACACGGCCAAAGCGCTCATGCCGCCTACCGCATGAACCACTCCGGAGCCGGCGAAATCACAGTAGCCATGACCGAGCCCATAGTTCGCTCCAAGCGCCGAGGTCCATCCTCCGCCCCACGCCCAGTTCGCGTAGAGCGGATATGTGATCGCGGCAAGAGCCATGCTGGAGATTGCGAACGCAGCAAACTTCCACCTTTCCGCTGCTGCACCAGTAACGATCGTCGCAGCCGTGTCCATGAAGACCATCTGGAAGAGGAACATCACCATTATGCCGACATCGTAGCTGGCGCCGCTCAGGAAAAATCCCCTTTGACCGAACAGTCCCCAGGTCTTTCCGCCCAGGAAGTTGAAACTGAACTCGGAATTGAGAGGAGTGAGTCCGCCCAAAGTGCTAACTGGTGCACATCCACCCTGTTGCAAAGCGAAGCCCATCACCCAGTACGCAAACAGGCCAAACCCATACACCATGAAATTCATCATGAACGTGTGGTTGGCGTTCTTGGCGCGGCACAATCCGGTTTCGACCGCCGCAAACCCGGCCTGCATGAACATGACCAGATAGCCGGTCACGAGCGTCCATACGAAGTTGACCGCAATTCGATTCTGGCCGACCTGATTGACGACATCCGCGATCGTAAGACCTGCTTTGGAGTCGCTGACGGGAACGTCATTGACAGTTCCGGTCAGAGTGCCGCCCGGGTCGCCCTTCGCTAAGTCGGCTGCAGATGGGCCACTGATGCCTTTGATATCGGCGTTCGTGATGGGCACCGGCGGTGCTGCAGGCGAGGCTGCCGCTGCGGGAGACGCCGTCTGTGCAAGCACGATCGAGGTTGGTATCAGCCATCCGATGACCAATAGTACGGCAGTCAAGGCAATGAGCCGATGCCGCGCGCGGTTGATTCGTGTCAGTATCATGGCGTCCTCTTACATCTTCCAGATCGCGTTTTTGAGATGGGCACCGTTGACGATCTTCAGCGCGCCAAACGCGGCGACCAGAAATCCGGCCACCGCAACCAGCAGTTGCGCGTATACTCCCGGAACCTCCACACTCAAGACGGCTATGAACCAGCCGACCAAACATACGATCAGTCCCACAATTCTCATTCCCTCTCTCCCTCTGATTCGTCAGTCGCCTTAGCTGCGTCGCTGCTGCAGGGTGCCCATCATACGTATGCCGCCTATTCTTTCTTCCCCGGTTCGAGATGTTCCAGCGGTTTGATTTTCACAAACCAAGCCGCGGATGCGATCAGGCAGGCCAGTCCCGCGATGGCGAAGAGTGGCCCTAACGCGAAGAGGCCGGCCGGCAGAAACGTAAGGCCGAGTAGAAAGAGAAACAGCGACCAACCCTGTTGACTGTTTGCGCCCATCGGGCAAAGTTCCTCCGTTGTCTTGGTCATCCAGCCAAATGCCCAGCCGGCCCTCTTGTCCGCTTGGCAGGTGTGCTTCGCGCAGTCCGTCGCGAGCTTAGCCGAGCCAACTCGGCACGGAGCCGAAGTCTCAAACGCAACCCACATGCCACCCGTGTGACTGACTATTAGGTCCGACCTCTGAAACGAGCAGCAAAACTGATGAAGTAGAATCTCTCCACCTCCAGTTTTAGACCGCGGATGCCACCAACCGAGTCGACTACCACTTCACTTCGCGATCGGAGCAAGTGTGCTGCCTATCTGAGCGTCTGGTGCCCAGCCGATGCGCAGTAGCGACATGTCGCGGTCTCAACCGACCGTATGAAACGGACAAAATAGCGATACCTATGGAGTATAAGGGTGAGCTAACTGACTTAGTGCTATTGCTAGGAACGAAAGACTAATCGTGCTTGACAGCCAAGCCGCGACGAAGGGCATACAGCGCGAGTCCCAGACGATCCCGTAGCTCGAGTTTCTTGAATATGTTGTTGAGATGAGTCTTGACGGTTGTTTCACTGATAGAGAGCCGACTAGCGATCTCCACGTTCCGAAGTCCAACGGCGACGCAATGAACGATCTCCAATTCGCGGCCGGTGAGCTGCTTAGTGCCGGAGGCCCCCCACTGAGAGGCGATTTCGGCCTGCAAGTCGGGAGGCATCCAGACCAACCCGGAAGCGACAGCGCGAATCGCCTCGAGCAGGGTCTGCACAGCGAAGCGTTTCTGCACCACTGCGCGGGCGCCAAGCCGCATCGCCGCAATCGCATTTTCCACGCTTTCGCTTGCGGTCAGGACAACTACTTTGGTGAGCGGCGCCAGGTCACCGATGTCGCTCAATGCCCAGCGTTCCATCTGTAGATCGAGCAACAGAACGTCGCATAACGTTTTGTCGAGAACCGCCTTCACAGCGCTCGCCTTGTCTACCTCGCCGACTACCTGCATGTCCTTCTGGCGCCGAAGAAGGGACTTCAAGCCCCCGCGGAACAGCGTGTGGTCATCGGCGAGTACCAATCGGATTGGGGAATTCATGTTCGTGAAGGCAACTCGATCTCGAGATGCGCCCCGGCGGAGGTTCCCGGTCGAATAGCCAAGCGACCGCCGAATTCGGCCACCCGGGAGGCGATAGTCCATGGCGAAGTATTGAAGTCGGTGAAGCCGACACCGTCATCGTCAATGGCGATGCGAATCGTCTCGCCGGCTTGTTCGACCTTGATCCGCGCGAAGCGAGCATGCGCGTGTCTCTGGGTGTTCCGGATTCCTTCCAAAAGGATCTGAATGATATGCTCCACGACAGGACCGCGCCCCACAAAAGCGGTTTCGACCCGGAACTCGGTCGCCGCATCCAAGGGCGGGACCGGGACAAGACCGCGATCAGCCCGCGCCAGAGATCGAAGGAATTTTCGGACCTCGTCGTACTCGAAGGCTACGCAGGTCTGTATTTCTGTGATTTCTCCGAGGGCCTCGGACGATTGATTGCTGGTGAGCATATCCCGGCAAGTCTCGAGGCGAAGATTGATTCCTGCAAGTGCCTGCAGGAATCCGTCGTGGAGCGATCGCGCGATAGTCTGCCGTTCAGTCTCAGCCTCGAGGTCGCGCAAGCGGAATTCGAACTCGTCGCGCTTACGCCCGAAGAAGTCGATCAAATATCCCGCGATCCCGAGGTAGACCGCCCTCATCAAGAGCTGGTTAGAAATTGCGGTTTCGGAAAAAAACAGCGCAAGCAGGTAGAGAAAGACCGACACCGCGGTGACGATGACGCGCAAGCTGAACTCGGCCCAGGATCCAGTCGCGATGATCGCGAAAAGGAACATCGCAAACGCAGGACTCGTCGGACCCTCGGTGAAGAAGGCAAGGATCGCGGCGAAGACAATATCGAGCGCGGCAGTAGCCCCCAGAAAACGCCTCGTTACAGGACTGCGACGAGCGAGGAGATACGCCGCCGCGCCGTAGACCAGATGAGCCGCCAGTGTGACTAGCATGGAACGAGCGATCCCAAAGAGTCCCCCTGTTGCCGGATCGACATAAATGGAGAGCAGGACCAGCAGGCATACCACGATCCGAGCGCGCGCGATTGTCAATGCCTGGGTCTCGAAGTCAGACGTTGATGGGCCTCTATTTGGTTTGCGCTCGATGCCGACGAGCATTTTCGTCGCTCCCCGCAAAGCACTGTCTAGTGATTGAGACGAATTGCGCAACTGTCGTGCCGCCAATTCATCGAAACGTCCCCGATCCATCCTTGGTTGGAGTCAAATCGGTCCAAAGGACTAGGTCAGACGCCCCAACCCGGTAGGATCCTTCGGGCCACAAGTCAGCTTGCAATTTTTGGAACAATACACACTGAAAACACGCCGTACCGAATAAAGAGGAGGCAATGAGTTACTCTCTCCGATGTCTGCGGCTGGCGCCTGCTGCTGACCGGAAGAGCAGTGCTGCCGCGTCAGGCATGCCGAGTGCTGGCTGTCCTGGCGTTCGCACGTAAAAGGATGAACTCGGGAAAGCATGGATCCACCCGCCCGGTGCCAGCTGCCTCAGAGGCCGGGCGAGATCTCCGGCAATCCCGTCAGTGCTGGCCCTCCAACTCTTGCGGCTCCTTCGGTTACCGCATCGGGCAAGCGTGCAGCCCGCTGGCGCATCTTCTGAGAGAGGTGCCCGATCCGCAATTCATCGATCGGATCGGTCTTCGTGTGTGTGGCGAAATACTGATTCTGGCAGGATGCGACGTTGAAGTGC is drawn from Candidatus Binataceae bacterium and contains these coding sequences:
- a CDS encoding response regulator transcription factor, with amino-acid sequence MNSPIRLVLADDHTLFRGGLKSLLRRQKDMQVVGEVDKASAVKAVLDKTLCDVLLLDLQMERWALSDIGDLAPLTKVVVLTASESVENAIAAMRLGARAVVQKRFAVQTLLEAIRAVASGLVWMPPDLQAEIASQWGASGTKQLTGRELEIVHCVAVGLRNVEIASRLSISETTVKTHLNNIFKKLELRDRLGLALYALRRGLAVKHD
- a CDS encoding ammonium transporter — its product is MILTRINRARHRLIALTAVLLVIGWLIPTSIVLAQTASPAAAASPAAPPVPITNADIKGISGPSAADLAKGDPGGTLTGTVNDVPVSDSKAGLTIADVVNQVGQNRIAVNFVWTLVTGYLVMFMQAGFAAVETGLCRAKNANHTFMMNFMVYGFGLFAYWVMGFALQQGGCAPVSTLGGLTPLNSEFSFNFLGGKTWGLFGQRGFFLSGASYDVGIMVMFLFQMVFMDTAATIVTGAAAERWKFAAFAISSMALAAITYPLYANWAWGGGWTSALGANYGLGHGYCDFAGSGVVHAVGGMSALAVSMIIGPRIGKYNKNGKPNPMPGHDMTMVLIGCFILAFGWFGFNPGSTLGASANGDLRIGTIAVNTMLAGCTGSIASLLYMWIRYGKPDASMAGNGLLAGLVAITAPSGFVNTVGAAIIGFAAGMIVCLSVEFIERVLAVDDPVGAISVHGTCGLWGVISVGLFADGTSNYGGSWNGVNGSVRGLFYGDPSQLVAQLIGCATLIGVIFTLSYVLNWIVDIVVGQRVGAATELEGLDLPEMGALGYPEFQLVTAGTGRSVEVAAD
- a CDS encoding histidine kinase, producing MTIARARIVVCLLVLLSIYVDPATGGLFGIARSMLVTLAAHLVYGAAAYLLARRSPVTRRFLGATAALDIVFAAILAFFTEGPTSPAFAMFLFAIIATGSWAEFSLRVIVTAVSVFLYLLALFFSETAISNQLLMRAVYLGIAGYLIDFFGRKRDEFEFRLRDLEAETERQTIARSLHDGFLQALAGINLRLETCRDMLTSNQSSEALGEITEIQTCVAFEYDEVRKFLRSLARADRGLVPVPPLDAATEFRVETAFVGRGPVVEHIIQILLEGIRNTQRHAHARFARIKVEQAGETIRIAIDDDGVGFTDFNTSPWTIASRVAEFGGRLAIRPGTSAGAHLEIELPSRT